A region from the Leptospirillum ferriphilum ML-04 genome encodes:
- the shc gene encoding squalene--hopene cyclase, giving the protein MKGKEPTREELLSFSSGIQMDSSAENTTPVSTEELQEKVRLAAESLISRQVEEGYWVEPLEADVTITSEYILLQYLLGRERDEFFRRAAPFILESQGEDGGWPLYHGGPAEISATVKAYLALKLLGYDADHPAMQRARALVLERGGAINVNVFTRITLALFGQYDWKGVPALPPEMILLPRWFPLSIYTVSYWSRTVIVPLLFIYHYKPLLELPPEKGVQELFITPMSEVRVHYAWDKHWVSWKNLFFVLDRILQAWNRHPPSFLRRKALKKAMEWMIPRLKGEGGLGAIYPAMANSVLALRLEGYAMDHPLVRRAIQSIDDLVFDLGEQQSVQPCHSPIWDTALALGALYEAGLDEGAPFVSRALDWFCRKEVRTVGDWSVRVPGVEAGGWAFQFENDYYPDIDDTSVVLMDFAKWVPEMGAYRDVFRRAIEWTLSMQGTDGGWGAFDKDNDFLFLNNIPFADHGALLDPSTSDVTGRVTELLGILGYDARTPVVRRALRFLRKEQEENGSWYGRWGVNYIYGTWSVVSALKAVGEDMSAPYVQKAMQFLFSRQNPDGGWGESCYSYFRKDTAGEGVSTSSQTAWALIALIHGGHVRHPAVSKGIDFLLSRQQADGKWLEQEYTGTGFPKVFYLRYNMYRDYFSLWALSLYRNVLLDGQSRVERLARRWKGNPYPVRSRFLA; this is encoded by the coding sequence TTGAAGGGTAAGGAACCAACCCGGGAGGAGCTGTTATCGTTCTCCTCCGGTATACAAATGGATTCCAGTGCAGAGAACACGACCCCGGTTTCCACAGAGGAGCTTCAGGAGAAGGTTCGTCTGGCGGCCGAATCACTGATTTCCCGACAGGTGGAAGAAGGCTATTGGGTCGAACCGCTGGAAGCCGATGTCACGATCACCTCCGAGTATATCCTCCTGCAATATCTTCTGGGACGTGAACGAGACGAGTTCTTCCGTCGGGCGGCCCCTTTCATCCTGGAGTCACAGGGAGAGGACGGAGGGTGGCCCCTCTACCATGGGGGTCCGGCGGAGATCAGCGCCACTGTCAAGGCATATCTGGCCCTGAAGCTTCTCGGGTATGATGCCGATCATCCGGCGATGCAGCGGGCCCGGGCTCTTGTTCTGGAGCGGGGCGGCGCCATTAATGTAAATGTTTTTACCAGGATCACGCTGGCCCTTTTTGGACAGTACGACTGGAAAGGCGTTCCGGCTCTTCCACCGGAGATGATCCTGCTTCCCCGATGGTTTCCCCTCTCCATCTATACCGTTTCCTACTGGTCCCGGACGGTCATTGTCCCTCTGCTTTTCATTTATCACTATAAGCCTCTTTTGGAGCTTCCCCCGGAAAAAGGTGTCCAGGAACTTTTCATTACGCCGATGAGTGAAGTCCGGGTCCACTATGCCTGGGACAAGCACTGGGTCTCCTGGAAAAACCTCTTTTTTGTTCTCGACAGGATACTGCAGGCCTGGAACCGGCATCCACCGTCATTTCTTCGTCGGAAAGCGTTGAAGAAGGCGATGGAATGGATGATTCCGAGACTCAAGGGAGAGGGGGGACTGGGCGCTATTTATCCGGCCATGGCAAACAGCGTCCTGGCCCTGCGTCTGGAAGGCTATGCGATGGACCACCCTCTGGTCCGTCGGGCTATCCAGTCTATCGACGACCTCGTTTTCGATCTGGGAGAGCAACAATCCGTTCAGCCATGTCATTCTCCGATCTGGGACACGGCGCTGGCTCTCGGGGCACTCTATGAGGCAGGACTTGACGAAGGGGCTCCGTTTGTCAGCAGGGCGCTGGACTGGTTCTGCCGAAAAGAAGTCCGGACGGTCGGGGACTGGTCCGTCCGTGTTCCCGGGGTCGAAGCCGGGGGATGGGCCTTCCAGTTTGAAAATGACTATTACCCGGATATCGACGATACATCCGTCGTTCTCATGGACTTTGCCAAGTGGGTTCCGGAGATGGGAGCCTATCGGGATGTTTTCCGCCGGGCGATCGAATGGACGCTATCCATGCAGGGAACGGACGGAGGCTGGGGAGCTTTTGACAAGGACAACGATTTTTTGTTCCTGAACAATATTCCTTTTGCCGATCATGGGGCCCTGCTTGATCCCAGCACCTCCGATGTGACGGGACGGGTCACGGAGCTTTTGGGAATTCTGGGGTATGATGCCAGAACCCCTGTTGTTCGGAGGGCCCTCCGGTTCCTGCGCAAGGAGCAGGAAGAGAACGGGTCGTGGTACGGCCGATGGGGTGTGAACTATATCTATGGGACATGGTCGGTGGTGTCGGCCCTGAAGGCTGTCGGGGAAGACATGTCCGCCCCTTATGTCCAGAAAGCCATGCAATTTCTATTTTCCAGACAGAATCCGGATGGGGGATGGGGTGAAAGCTGCTATTCCTATTTCCGGAAAGACACGGCGGGCGAGGGTGTTTCGACCTCTTCCCAGACAGCCTGGGCGCTGATTGCTCTTATTCACGGAGGCCATGTCCGGCATCCTGCTGTTTCGAAAGGCATCGACTTTCTTCTTTCCCGTCAACAGGCGGACGGGAAGTGGCTGGAACAGGAATATACAGGGACGGGATTTCCGAAGGTCTTCTATCTTCGCTACAATATGTATCGGGATTATTTCTCCCTCTGGGCACTTTCCCTGTACCGCAATGTTCTCCTGGACGGCCAGTCAAGAGTGGAACGATTGGCACGTCGCTGGAAGGGGAACCCGTACCCTGTCCGCTCCAGATTTCTTGCATGA
- the proC gene encoding pyrroline-5-carboxylate reductase, with product MGVSESGGICWVLGGGRMGQAFLSGVLKKGRRNRPEKVFVCDPDPEVRERLSGEGTVEVVPSVDELVRKGEKSSPSLVFWAVKPSLFSELAPVLRSLDICPLGVSVMAGTPLSTLQESLPRWRWIRTMSNLALTRGEGMTLLTPGARAQDEDLSAVSRIFLELGRVMMLPEKDFDVATALAGSGPGLMALVLEALSDAGVRHGLKREDAVFLSAQMLKGTASLILEEGMDPSELRKRVASPSGTTIEGLVALEEGGVRASFIQAVARMVGRSQEMAVHSRKEDSHFTR from the coding sequence GTGGGGGTATCAGAGTCGGGCGGCATCTGCTGGGTTCTCGGAGGGGGGCGCATGGGACAGGCCTTTCTGTCCGGAGTCCTGAAAAAAGGGCGGCGAAACCGTCCGGAAAAAGTGTTTGTCTGCGATCCGGATCCCGAGGTCCGGGAACGCCTGTCGGGAGAAGGGACGGTGGAAGTCGTTCCTTCCGTGGACGAACTTGTCCGAAAGGGGGAAAAGTCTTCTCCTTCCCTGGTCTTCTGGGCCGTAAAACCCTCCCTTTTTTCCGAATTGGCCCCAGTCTTGCGCTCTCTGGACATCTGTCCCCTGGGGGTGTCGGTCATGGCGGGAACGCCTCTCTCCACCCTGCAGGAGAGTCTTCCCCGGTGGCGCTGGATACGAACGATGTCGAACCTGGCATTGACGAGGGGAGAAGGGATGACCCTCCTGACTCCCGGTGCCCGCGCGCAGGACGAGGATCTTTCCGCCGTCTCCCGGATTTTTCTGGAGCTTGGGCGCGTGATGATGCTTCCGGAAAAAGACTTTGACGTGGCGACCGCTCTTGCGGGTTCGGGACCGGGCCTCATGGCCCTTGTTCTGGAAGCTCTTTCCGATGCCGGTGTTCGCCACGGGCTCAAGCGGGAAGATGCCGTGTTCCTTTCGGCTCAGATGTTGAAGGGGACGGCGTCCCTGATTCTGGAGGAAGGAATGGACCCTTCGGAACTCAGGAAGAGAGTGGCGTCTCCGTCCGGCACGACGATCGAAGGACTTGTTGCACTGGAGGAAGGTGGTGTCCGGGCATCGTTCATTCAGGCGGTTGCCCGCATGGTCGGACGTTCTCAGGAGATGGCCGTTCATTCTCGAAAGGAGGATTCCCATTTTACTCGTTGA
- a CDS encoding DUF167 domain-containing protein, with amino-acid sequence MSKPSEPFSSEGRVRIRVRPGKKKDVLLLSGEEFSADLSAPAREGAANDRLLRNLSYWLAWPVSNIRIEKGESSRLKTIAIRGMTGEEVRKRLLACVQDSSNKD; translated from the coding sequence GTGTCAAAGCCTTCGGAACCGTTCTCTTCGGAAGGAAGGGTCCGGATTCGGGTCCGTCCGGGAAAAAAGAAAGATGTCCTCCTCCTTTCGGGCGAAGAATTCTCGGCCGACCTTTCCGCACCGGCCCGGGAAGGAGCGGCAAACGATCGTCTCCTCCGAAATCTTTCCTATTGGCTTGCCTGGCCTGTTTCCAATATCCGGATTGAAAAAGGTGAGTCATCCCGTCTGAAAACAATCGCGATTAGAGGAATGACCGGGGAGGAGGTCCGAAAAAGGCTTCTTGCCTGTGTCCAGGATTCTTCGAACAAAGACTAA
- a CDS encoding DivIVA domain-containing protein: protein MIDQGRIDEIRHLEFSRVFRGYEPREVEETLVKISEEMTELLAAYRAQQESLARVESRLSEVEKKEKLLSDTLLEAKALAESTVEAARKEADEIVRDADLSARQILSDAEERRRRAEEWFSSTREGWLFDLARIRKDTVQMVQSLESLENQWNALTWPKPPADPEGSANPLPEGD from the coding sequence ATGATTGATCAGGGTCGAATCGATGAAATCCGGCATCTGGAATTTTCCAGAGTCTTTCGGGGTTACGAGCCCCGTGAAGTGGAAGAAACCCTCGTCAAGATTTCCGAGGAAATGACGGAATTGCTGGCGGCCTATCGGGCCCAGCAGGAAAGTCTGGCCCGCGTTGAAAGCCGGCTTAGCGAAGTGGAAAAAAAAGAAAAACTTCTGTCGGATACCCTTTTAGAGGCAAAAGCTCTCGCAGAGAGCACGGTGGAAGCGGCGCGAAAGGAAGCCGATGAAATCGTTCGGGATGCGGACCTGTCTGCCCGGCAAATTCTTTCGGATGCGGAGGAACGTCGCCGGAGAGCGGAAGAGTGGTTTTCCAGTACCCGGGAAGGTTGGCTTTTCGATCTCGCCCGCATCCGGAAAGACACTGTTCAGATGGTCCAGTCGCTGGAAAGTCTTGAGAATCAATGGAATGCCCTGACCTGGCCGAAACCTCCCGCTGATCCGGAAGGATCTGCCAATCCTTTACCTGAAGGAGATTGA
- a CDS encoding YggT family protein, with protein sequence MLTIYSWVIIIRALLSWVAPDPYNPVVRILHQVTEPVLAPIRKLVPPEKLAGMDISPLIAIFLIQVLQHFLY encoded by the coding sequence TTGCTGACCATCTATTCCTGGGTTATCATCATTCGGGCCCTTCTATCCTGGGTCGCTCCGGATCCTTACAATCCGGTTGTCCGTATCCTGCATCAAGTGACCGAACCGGTTCTTGCTCCCATTCGGAAACTGGTCCCTCCCGAAAAGCTGGCCGGAATGGATATTTCTCCCCTCATCGCAATTTTTCTCATTCAGGTCCTCCAGCACTTTCTGTATTAG
- a CDS encoding YggS family pyridoxal phosphate enzyme, with protein MDARIAVFRDRFDRLKRDIAIKARSNGFSHEIRIVGVTKGRSDEDALALFTAGVDHLAENRWEFLSGRADLCLSGRSPLWHFIGALQRRSLRQNYRPVYSVDTVDRPSVLPVLARLAEQAKVRQNILVELDLTGLPGRSGVREDNLDSLLKECSGWPELEVKGFLVMGPPPEDRAFSRQVFRRGRALFERFFSGNDHVLSMGMSEDYSEAVAEGSTEVRIGRYFFGEAGE; from the coding sequence GTTGAAGCGGGATATTGCGATCAAGGCACGTTCAAACGGCTTTTCCCATGAAATACGGATTGTCGGTGTCACAAAAGGAAGATCCGACGAAGACGCCTTGGCGTTGTTTACAGCCGGAGTGGACCACCTGGCGGAAAACCGCTGGGAATTCCTGTCGGGTCGGGCGGATCTTTGTCTGTCCGGACGCTCTCCTCTCTGGCATTTTATCGGAGCTCTTCAGAGACGATCCCTCCGTCAGAATTACCGTCCCGTCTATTCCGTGGACACGGTGGACCGGCCTTCGGTCCTTCCGGTTCTGGCCCGTCTGGCGGAACAAGCGAAAGTGCGCCAGAATATTCTGGTGGAGCTTGACCTGACCGGTCTTCCGGGAAGGTCGGGCGTTCGGGAAGACAATCTCGACAGTCTCCTGAAGGAATGCAGCGGCTGGCCGGAGCTGGAGGTCAAGGGATTTCTGGTCATGGGACCTCCTCCGGAAGACCGGGCCTTTTCCCGACAGGTGTTTCGCCGGGGAAGAGCCTTGTTCGAACGGTTTTTTTCCGGGAATGACCATGTCCTGTCGATGGGAATGAGCGAGGATTATTCGGAAGCCGTGGCCGAGGGTTCGACAGAAGTCCGGATCGGCCGGTATTTTTTTGGGGAAGCGGGGGAATAG